From one Mucilaginibacter inviolabilis genomic stretch:
- a CDS encoding hydrogen peroxide-inducible genes activator translates to MTITQLEYIVAVDTYRSFVIAAEKCFVTQPTLSMQVQKLEDTLGVKLFDRSKQPVTPTEIGIEIITQARILLSESEKIKEIITDRQKELSGELRVGIIPTVSPYILPKIIKGFIEKFPQVKLIVWEQTTEEIIQQLKLGMIDCGIMSTPLHESSLTEIPVFYENFVAYVSKNSKLSKKKNINPEDIDMEEIWVLNEGHCMREQVLNICQRRKSTKGFLHFEYNTGSVETLKRMVDQNNGATILPELALAELTEKQLDKVRYFKSPEPAREVSIVIQRNFLKRRMIEALKNEILEFVPKRMKSKKKKEVMDI, encoded by the coding sequence ATGACTATTACTCAATTAGAATATATTGTAGCTGTTGACACTTACCGGAGTTTTGTGATTGCAGCCGAAAAATGCTTTGTTACCCAACCTACATTAAGTATGCAGGTGCAAAAGCTGGAAGATACCCTGGGCGTGAAGTTATTTGACAGAAGTAAGCAGCCGGTAACACCCACCGAAATAGGGATCGAGATTATTACGCAAGCCCGTATCTTGTTGTCGGAAAGCGAAAAGATAAAGGAAATTATTACCGACAGGCAAAAAGAATTATCGGGCGAATTAAGGGTTGGTATTATTCCTACAGTATCTCCTTATATATTACCTAAGATCATTAAGGGTTTTATTGAAAAGTTTCCGCAGGTTAAGCTGATAGTTTGGGAGCAAACTACCGAAGAGATCATACAGCAGTTAAAGCTGGGAATGATTGACTGCGGTATTATGTCGACCCCGCTGCATGAAAGTTCATTAACGGAGATCCCCGTATTTTACGAAAACTTTGTAGCCTATGTATCCAAAAACAGCAAGCTCTCCAAAAAAAAGAATATCAACCCCGAAGATATTGATATGGAAGAGATATGGGTGCTTAACGAAGGGCATTGTATGCGGGAGCAAGTTTTGAATATTTGCCAGCGACGTAAATCAACCAAAGGTTTTCTGCATTTTGAGTATAATACCGGCAGCGTGGAAACCCTGAAGCGTATGGTTGATCAAAATAACGGTGCTACCATATTACCTGAGTTAGCTTTGGCTGAGCTAACTGAAAAGCAGTTAGACAAAGTTCGTTATTTTAAATCGCCCGAACCTGCTCGCGAAGTAAGCATAGTAATACAGCGTAATTTTTTAAAACGTAGAATGATCGAAGCCTTAAAAAATGAAATACTTGAGTTTGTACCCAAACGAATGAAGAGTAAAAAGAAAAAAGAAGTAATGGATATTTGA
- a CDS encoding PepSY-associated TM helix domain-containing protein, translated as MTRFKKVILFCHRWLGFISGLVVFIVSVTGCLFCFQDEIQDAFCSYRKVEVQHKPFLDPSVLKAAALKGRKGATATYMYYYGVDRPAGILVNQPKDGMLYVYLNPYTGKVTHIENPTKNFFIVVEFIHLYLLLPPKIGSLVVGISVIIFMVIMITGLILWWPKRKSDRKRSFNIKWNGRWRRVNYDLHNVLGFYATSIALILSITGLSMVFQSVREGIYATANLGRSYPSEKEVLKSDSLLKNKFSGKPIVDQVFAMAQARAPKTEMYSIMEDASAAGTIGINAYAQTLHYYKSDEFIFEKYTGKLLKQIPHDKKSPGMKMNDMNYDLHVGQIGGLTTKIIAFLVSLICASLPITGFIIWLGKRKKTKSKKVKEVVHRRVHKQHLA; from the coding sequence ATGACGAGATTTAAAAAAGTCATATTATTTTGCCACCGCTGGCTCGGATTTATATCCGGGCTCGTGGTGTTTATAGTAAGTGTTACCGGCTGCTTGTTCTGTTTTCAGGATGAGATACAGGATGCCTTTTGCAGTTACCGTAAAGTTGAGGTACAGCATAAACCCTTTCTTGATCCATCAGTATTAAAAGCCGCAGCTTTAAAAGGACGTAAGGGAGCTACTGCCACCTATATGTATTATTATGGTGTTGATCGTCCTGCGGGGATATTGGTCAACCAACCTAAAGACGGGATGCTGTATGTTTATCTTAACCCCTATACCGGCAAAGTAACCCACATAGAAAACCCCACGAAGAATTTTTTTATAGTGGTAGAGTTTATACACCTTTACCTGTTGCTGCCTCCTAAAATAGGCAGCCTGGTGGTGGGAATATCCGTTATTATATTCATGGTGATCATGATCACCGGGTTAATACTATGGTGGCCTAAGCGCAAAAGCGACCGTAAACGCAGCTTCAATATCAAATGGAACGGGCGTTGGCGCAGGGTAAATTATGATCTGCATAACGTATTGGGTTTTTATGCTACTTCCATCGCACTTATATTATCCATAACCGGCTTATCCATGGTATTTCAATCGGTTAGGGAAGGTATTTATGCTACCGCTAACCTGGGCCGCTCTTACCCATCAGAAAAAGAAGTACTCAAGTCCGACTCGCTTTTGAAGAACAAATTTAGCGGTAAACCCATTGTTGACCAGGTATTTGCAATGGCACAGGCACGGGCCCCAAAAACCGAAATGTACTCCATCATGGAAGATGCATCCGCCGCAGGAACAATTGGTATCAATGCCTACGCACAAACCCTGCATTATTACAAGAGCGATGAATTTATTTTTGAAAAATATACAGGCAAACTCCTGAAACAAATTCCGCATGACAAGAAAAGCCCGGGCATGAAAATGAATGACATGAATTATGATCTGCATGTAGGGCAAATAGGTGGTTTAACCACCAAAATTATCGCGTTTTTAGTGAGTTTGATCTGCGCTTCGTTACCCATAACTGGTTTTATCATCTGGCTGGGGAAACGTAAGAAAACAAAATCAAAGAAAGTGAAAGAAGTTGTGCATCGTAGGGTGCATAAACAGCATTTGGCATAA
- a CDS encoding nucleoside deaminase — translation MRYFSFEDEPTISPDDFFMGEALKEAKYALEEDEIPIGAIVVSGGKIIGRGHNLTERLNDVSAHAEMQALTAAANSMGGKYLQGCTLYVTMEPCVMCAGASYWFQVSRIVFGAYDTKLGFGRLNQKITHPKTVITGGIRENECSELVKSFFKGKRKK, via the coding sequence ATGAGATACTTCAGCTTTGAAGATGAACCCACTATCTCGCCGGATGATTTTTTTATGGGTGAAGCTTTAAAAGAAGCCAAATATGCCCTGGAAGAAGACGAAATACCCATCGGTGCTATTGTAGTATCGGGCGGCAAGATCATCGGTCGTGGCCATAACCTCACCGAGCGACTGAACGATGTATCGGCCCATGCCGAAATGCAGGCCCTTACGGCCGCGGCCAACTCTATGGGCGGTAAGTACCTACAAGGTTGTACTTTGTATGTAACCATGGAACCCTGCGTAATGTGCGCCGGGGCATCGTACTGGTTCCAGGTAAGCCGGATAGTGTTTGGGGCATATGATACCAAGCTGGGCTTCGGCAGGCTCAACCAAAAAATAACGCACCCTAAAACCGTAATCACCGGCGGCATTCGCGAAAACGAATGCTCAGAACTAGTGAAGAGTTTTTTTAAGGGGAAAAGGAAGAAATAA
- a CDS encoding superoxide dismutase produces the protein MAFTLPALSYATDALEPHIDKLTMEIHHGKHHQAYVTNLNKALEGKPEADSNIDDIIKNISKFPAAVRNNGGGHYNHSLFWTLLSPSGGGEPTGALADAIKSTFGSFADFKTKVSEAGATRFGSGWAWLIVTSDKKLAVTSTPNQDNPLMDIAEVKGTPILGIDVWEHAYYLKYQNRRPDYLAAIWNVINWKHVAELYAKATA, from the coding sequence ATGGCATTTACACTACCGGCGTTATCCTACGCTACCGATGCATTGGAACCGCACATTGATAAACTAACCATGGAAATTCACCATGGCAAACACCACCAGGCTTACGTAACCAACTTAAATAAAGCTTTAGAAGGCAAGCCAGAGGCGGATAGCAATATCGACGATATCATCAAAAATATTTCTAAATTCCCGGCTGCTGTACGCAACAATGGTGGCGGTCATTATAACCACTCTTTATTCTGGACATTGCTTTCTCCAAGTGGAGGCGGCGAGCCTACAGGCGCTTTGGCCGATGCTATCAAAAGCACTTTCGGTTCATTTGCTGATTTCAAAACCAAAGTATCAGAAGCCGGTGCAACCCGTTTCGGATCGGGCTGGGCATGGTTAATTGTTACTTCCGATAAAAAACTGGCCGTAACATCAACCCCTAACCAGGACAATCCGTTAATGGATATCGCCGAGGTAAAAGGCACCCCGATTTTAGGTATCGACGTTTGGGAGCACGCGTACTACCTGAAATATCAGAACCGTCGCCCGGATTACCTGGCTGCTATCTGGAACGTGATCAACTGGAAACACGTTGCCGAGCTTTACGCAAAAGCAACCGCTTAA
- a CDS encoding amino acid permease gives MIKKPIDLLLQESAEDSEHSLKRTLGPVNLILIGIGIIIGAGLFSLTGIAAGQHSGPAVTISFLIAAVGCAFAALCYAEFSAMIPVAGSAYTYSYATMGELFAWIIGWDLVLEYSVGAATVAISWSQYLTKFLSWFDLYLPPQLIMSPFETAKGASGDIAHGIINLPAALIVIVVTAIIIRGTKGSALVNAIIVTLKVGVVLVFIAVGWSFINPQNYHPYIPQNTGVWGDYGWSGILRGAGLVFFVFIGFDAVSTAAQEAKNPQRNMPIGIIGSLVVCTILFVIFAHVMTGMANYKEFIGSGAPVAIAIEKTHYQWLSKAIVLAILIGYTSVILVDLLGQSRVFFSMSKDGLLPKVFSDVHPKFRTPWKSNIVLCTFIALFAAFVPIRVVGEMTSIGTLLAFVMVCAGVLILRKQQPNIHRPFKTPWVPVVPILGILVCFAMMTFLPGDTWLRLIIWLAIGLVIYFTYGKKNSLIRKKLAAKHG, from the coding sequence ATGATCAAAAAACCCATCGACCTGCTATTGCAGGAATCGGCAGAGGACAGTGAACACTCTTTAAAACGCACATTAGGCCCGGTTAATCTTATCCTTATCGGTATCGGCATTATCATCGGGGCTGGCTTATTCTCATTAACAGGCATCGCAGCAGGGCAGCATTCGGGTCCGGCGGTAACCATATCATTTTTAATAGCCGCTGTAGGTTGTGCCTTCGCAGCACTTTGTTATGCCGAATTTTCGGCTATGATACCCGTAGCCGGCAGTGCTTATACCTATTCCTACGCTACTATGGGTGAGCTTTTTGCCTGGATCATTGGCTGGGACTTGGTATTGGAATATTCCGTAGGAGCGGCTACAGTGGCCATCAGTTGGTCGCAATACCTGACCAAGTTTTTATCCTGGTTTGACCTCTACCTACCTCCACAGCTGATCATGTCGCCTTTTGAAACCGCAAAAGGAGCCAGTGGCGATATCGCACACGGTATTATTAACCTGCCTGCCGCGCTGATTGTGATTGTGGTTACTGCTATCATTATCCGGGGCACAAAAGGTTCGGCGCTAGTTAACGCCATTATTGTTACCTTAAAAGTTGGTGTGGTTCTGGTGTTTATAGCTGTGGGCTGGTCGTTCATCAACCCACAGAATTATCATCCTTATATACCCCAAAATACAGGAGTATGGGGCGATTACGGATGGTCGGGCATATTGAGGGGGGCCGGACTGGTATTCTTCGTATTCATCGGCTTTGATGCCGTATCAACCGCGGCACAGGAGGCCAAAAATCCGCAGCGCAATATGCCCATTGGTATCATTGGTTCGCTGGTGGTGTGTACCATTTTATTTGTGATCTTCGCCCATGTCATGACAGGTATGGCCAACTATAAAGAGTTCATCGGCTCTGGTGCTCCGGTTGCCATCGCTATCGAAAAGACGCATTACCAATGGCTCAGCAAAGCCATTGTGCTGGCTATATTGATCGGTTATACATCGGTGATTCTGGTTGATCTGCTGGGCCAATCAAGGGTATTTTTCTCCATGTCGAAGGATGGGTTGTTACCCAAAGTATTTTCAGACGTACATCCTAAATTTCGCACTCCATGGAAATCGAATATCGTGCTCTGTACCTTTATCGCCTTGTTCGCTGCATTTGTACCTATCCGGGTGGTAGGCGAAATGACCAGCATAGGTACGCTGCTGGCCTTTGTGATGGTATGCGCCGGTGTGTTGATTTTACGAAAGCAGCAACCTAATATTCACCGGCCATTTAAAACGCCATGGGTGCCGGTAGTACCTATATTAGGCATCTTGGTTTGCTTTGCCATGATGACCTTTTTACCCGGCGATACCTGGCTGCGATTAATAATTTGGTTGGCAATTGGTTTAGTTATATATTTCACCTACGGTAAAAAGAACAGCTTAATACGCAAAAAGCTTGCAGCAAAACATGGATAG
- a CDS encoding ferredoxin--NADP reductase: MNEDILQLKIERIKWETKDTATFYLSNVSGKPIPYKAGQFVTLIFNHRNEEIRRSYSLGSSPDEGLLFITVKRITNGEISRFMLAKEHQGDVLTALAPAGRFTITQFEQEKDILFFAGGTGITPIFSQIKYVLKRPGKSRLTLIYSNQDAHSIVFKHELDQLAEKYPDRFKVIYLLSSEANRLNNDKVEALTRQLVQQDRDKAEFYLCGPFAYMRMIRFALVYMGIDPKQIRRENFVIETVAVTRTALNFPPRTIRIKFKNELHDLAVGENQSILQAALQNNVQLPYSCRNGVCSTCTARCNSGKIEMVKNDVLTDADIAEGWVLTCTGHPVSDDVVIDYSPAS, from the coding sequence ATGAATGAGGATATACTACAACTAAAAATTGAACGGATAAAGTGGGAAACAAAGGATACGGCTACTTTTTATTTAAGCAATGTTTCTGGCAAGCCCATCCCTTATAAAGCAGGGCAGTTTGTTACGTTGATATTTAACCATCGCAACGAGGAGATCAGGAGGTCGTACTCGCTGGGTTCATCACCTGATGAGGGGTTGTTATTTATCACCGTAAAACGCATCACCAATGGTGAAATTTCCCGCTTTATGCTGGCTAAAGAACACCAGGGAGATGTTTTAACCGCATTGGCCCCGGCAGGGAGGTTCACTATCACTCAATTTGAACAGGAAAAGGATATTTTATTTTTTGCCGGAGGTACAGGCATTACACCCATATTTTCGCAGATCAAATATGTACTCAAACGCCCTGGGAAAAGCAGACTTACGCTCATTTACAGCAATCAGGATGCCCATTCTATTGTGTTTAAACATGAGTTGGATCAACTGGCCGAAAAATATCCCGACAGGTTTAAGGTCATTTACCTGTTAAGCAGTGAAGCCAACCGGCTGAACAATGATAAAGTAGAGGCCCTTACCCGCCAGCTCGTACAACAGGATAGAGATAAAGCGGAATTTTACCTCTGCGGACCTTTTGCTTATATGCGAATGATCAGGTTCGCACTGGTATATATGGGGATCGATCCCAAACAGATCCGCCGGGAAAATTTTGTGATAGAGACCGTAGCTGTTACCCGTACCGCACTGAATTTTCCACCCAGAACCATCAGGATCAAATTTAAAAATGAACTGCATGACCTTGCCGTTGGCGAAAATCAGTCGATATTACAGGCAGCCTTGCAAAACAACGTACAGCTGCCGTACAGTTGCAGAAACGGGGTATGCTCAACCTGTACCGCTCGGTGCAACAGCGGGAAAATTGAAATGGTAAAAAATGATGTGCTCACGGATGCAGATATCGCCGAAGGCTGGGTACTTACCTGCACCGGTCACCCGGTAAGTGATGATGTGGTGATAGATTATTCACCTGCTTCCTGA
- a CDS encoding catalase yields METNKKKLTTASGRPYAENENSQTAGPRGPILLQDYILHEKMAHFNRERIPERVVHAKGSGAYGTLTITHDISQYTRAKVFNQIGKQTKLFLRFSTVGGEKGSADTERDPRGFAIKFYTEDGNWDLVGNNTPVFFIKDPKKFGDFIHTQKRDPYTNCKSATMVWDFWSLNPESLHQVTILMSDRGTPYGYRHMDGFGSHTFSFINAKNERFWVKFHFKTQQGIKNFTDAEAGEMRGKNPDFAQHDLLTAIDNGNFPKWDMKIQVMPEADAATYHINPFDLTKVWPHADYPLIDVGVMELNENPDNYFAHVEQAAFAPAHLIDGVGYSPDKMLQGRILSYPDAHRYRLGGNYEQIPVNKCPFMVNNYQRDGQMRVDGNGGSGPNYFPNSFDDIEADQTYKEPAWDFGNSVGDWYDRNGEGENDHYTQPGNLYRLMDAQAKKDLINNIVGSMSGIDGPKKDQIVNRQLCHWFRADINLGMAIAKGLELDLAETMKQMPA; encoded by the coding sequence ATGGAAACTAATAAAAAGAAACTCACCACTGCCTCTGGCAGGCCATATGCGGAAAATGAAAATTCGCAAACTGCCGGTCCGCGGGGGCCTATTCTGTTACAGGATTATATTCTTCATGAAAAAATGGCTCATTTTAACCGCGAGCGCATTCCTGAACGCGTGGTGCATGCCAAAGGATCTGGCGCTTACGGAACGTTAACCATAACGCATGATATTTCACAATACACACGTGCCAAAGTATTCAATCAAATAGGTAAGCAAACAAAATTATTCTTACGTTTTTCAACTGTTGGCGGCGAAAAGGGCTCTGCCGACACGGAACGAGATCCGCGTGGCTTTGCTATTAAATTTTATACAGAAGATGGTAACTGGGATTTAGTAGGCAACAATACACCCGTATTTTTTATAAAAGACCCTAAGAAATTTGGTGATTTTATTCATACCCAAAAACGCGACCCATATACCAATTGCAAAAGTGCCACCATGGTATGGGATTTTTGGTCGTTGAATCCAGAAAGCCTGCACCAGGTAACCATCCTGATGAGCGACAGGGGCACTCCATATGGATATCGTCATATGGACGGGTTTGGTAGCCATACCTTCTCGTTTATCAATGCTAAAAATGAAAGATTTTGGGTAAAATTCCACTTTAAAACGCAACAAGGCATTAAAAACTTTACCGATGCAGAAGCCGGAGAAATGCGTGGCAAAAATCCCGATTTTGCACAACATGACTTGCTAACCGCTATTGATAATGGCAACTTCCCAAAATGGGATATGAAAATACAGGTAATGCCGGAAGCTGACGCTGCAACATACCATATCAACCCATTCGATTTGACCAAAGTATGGCCTCACGCCGATTATCCTCTGATTGATGTGGGTGTTATGGAGTTAAACGAAAACCCTGATAATTATTTTGCCCATGTAGAGCAGGCAGCTTTTGCCCCGGCGCACTTAATTGACGGAGTGGGTTATTCTCCCGACAAAATGTTACAAGGTCGTATCCTTTCTTATCCAGATGCTCACCGTTATCGCTTGGGTGGCAATTATGAGCAGATCCCGGTTAATAAATGTCCGTTTATGGTGAACAATTATCAGCGTGATGGGCAAATGCGTGTTGATGGTAATGGAGGTTCAGGCCCTAATTATTTCCCAAACAGTTTTGATGATATTGAGGCGGATCAAACTTATAAAGAACCGGCCTGGGATTTTGGCAATTCTGTAGGCGACTGGTATGATCGTAACGGAGAAGGGGAAAACGATCATTATACTCAGCCTGGTAATTTATATCGTTTGATGGATGCACAAGCGAAAAAAGACCTGATCAACAATATTGTAGGTTCCATGAGTGGTATCGACGGACCTAAAAAAGATCAAATCGTTAATCGTCAGCTGTGTCATTGGTTCAGGGCAGATATCAACTTAGGCATGGCTATTGCCAAAGGTCTTGAGCTTGATCTGGCCGAAACCATGAAACAAATGCCGGCTTAA
- a CDS encoding TonB-dependent receptor, with product MAQPQLNFHKLFSLSIFAIILFFNSAAIAQQSTKGIIKGHVVIQNDGPAENVSVTLKGTKYGTVTNEDGDFTLRVPQGKYTLIISQVGSKSQETSVDLANGQTLTLPQFTVSKASNNLQEVSISGSKVNKFKTKKSVDVAKMPLNNLENAQVYTTITNQLIQEQQIFSVDDAIRNAPGIQKMWEATGRGGDGGSYYNSRGFIVQSKLRNGIAGNVTSTIDAVNLERIEVIKGPSATLFGSTLTSYGGLINRVTKTPYDSFGGEVSFADGNYDFHRVALDINTPLDVQKKVLFRLNTAFNNDGSFQNNGFNRYWAIAPSLLYKVNDRLTISADAELSYGKNIGKSIFFMPYNQTVAALGYTSADQLKLDYKQSYHGDGLTQTSNSTSFFGQVKYKISDQWTTNTNISATHSFSNGFNPYFYLLPKDSISREDQSTKNSTDDMIEIQQNFNGDFKIGKFRNRFVGGLDFFRENSNQHFFSTAFDRASVLGSHDYSNFNQMNMDAVYAKGTAFVYPSVYKTNTYSAYVSDVFNITDQLIASAAIRVDRFDNKGNYNPATNTTSGGFKQTAFSPKFGLIYQPVKDHVALFANYQNGFTNKNGLSENNKPLKPEQANQIEGGVKIDLFDGKLSSTLSYYDIKVKDIVRQSTINQALSVQDGTQLSKGFEAEVIANPVTGLNIIAGFSYNDSKLEKTADLTVEGLRPTTAGSPYTANFWASYRISKGLVKGLGFGFGGNYASDNKIINSKTLGVFSLPAYTVLNASVFYDTNQYRVGFKMDNLTNEKYWIGYTTVNPQKLRSYALTFAYKF from the coding sequence ATGGCGCAACCCCAACTTAATTTTCACAAACTATTTTCTCTCTCAATTTTCGCAATTATACTGTTCTTCAATTCTGCTGCAATTGCTCAGCAATCTACTAAAGGAATTATCAAAGGTCACGTTGTAATCCAGAATGATGGGCCTGCCGAAAACGTTTCGGTTACTTTAAAAGGTACAAAATATGGTACTGTGACCAACGAAGACGGTGATTTTACTTTACGAGTTCCACAAGGTAAGTACACCCTGATTATCTCGCAGGTTGGCAGCAAGAGCCAGGAAACCTCTGTTGATCTGGCAAATGGGCAAACGCTTACATTACCACAATTTACTGTTAGCAAAGCTTCCAATAATTTGCAGGAAGTAAGTATCAGTGGCAGCAAGGTCAATAAATTTAAAACCAAAAAGAGTGTTGACGTTGCCAAGATGCCTCTAAACAATTTGGAGAATGCACAGGTTTACACCACCATAACTAACCAGTTAATACAAGAGCAACAGATATTTTCGGTTGACGATGCTATACGTAACGCTCCGGGTATACAAAAAATGTGGGAAGCAACTGGTCGTGGTGGCGATGGTGGCAGTTATTATAATTCCCGTGGTTTTATTGTACAAAGTAAGCTGCGCAATGGTATAGCCGGCAATGTAACCTCAACCATCGATGCCGTTAACTTAGAAAGAATAGAAGTGATCAAGGGGCCGTCGGCAACTTTATTCGGAAGTACACTAACCTCTTACGGCGGTTTAATCAACCGGGTAACCAAAACTCCTTACGACTCTTTTGGCGGCGAGGTTTCATTTGCTGATGGTAATTATGATTTTCACCGGGTTGCCCTCGATATAAACACACCTTTGGATGTGCAGAAAAAAGTGTTATTCCGTTTAAATACTGCTTTTAATAATGATGGCAGTTTCCAGAATAATGGGTTTAACCGTTACTGGGCCATCGCGCCAAGTTTACTTTATAAAGTTAATGACAGGTTAACGATATCAGCCGATGCGGAATTGTCTTATGGTAAAAATATTGGCAAATCTATCTTCTTTATGCCATATAATCAGACTGTTGCAGCTTTGGGTTATACTAGTGCCGATCAGTTAAAATTAGATTATAAACAATCTTATCATGGTGATGGTCTGACACAGACGTCAAACAGCACCAGTTTTTTTGGCCAGGTAAAATATAAAATATCCGATCAGTGGACAACCAACACCAATATCAGCGCAACGCACAGCTTTTCAAACGGTTTTAATCCTTACTTTTATTTACTTCCCAAGGATTCAATTTCCCGTGAGGATCAGTCAACAAAAAACAGTACTGATGACATGATCGAAATTCAGCAAAACTTTAATGGTGATTTCAAGATCGGCAAATTCCGGAACAGATTTGTTGGTGGTTTGGATTTTTTCAGGGAAAACTCCAATCAACATTTTTTCAGCACAGCGTTTGACAGGGCTTCTGTATTGGGAAGCCATGACTACTCCAACTTTAACCAGATGAATATGGATGCCGTTTATGCAAAAGGTACAGCCTTTGTTTATCCATCTGTTTATAAAACAAATACCTATAGCGCTTATGTTTCTGATGTATTTAATATCACCGATCAGTTAATTGCCTCGGCCGCTATCCGTGTTGACCGTTTTGATAATAAAGGTAATTACAACCCGGCAACCAACACTACATCCGGAGGATTTAAACAAACCGCCTTTTCACCCAAATTTGGCCTGATCTACCAGCCGGTTAAAGATCATGTGGCATTATTTGCTAACTACCAGAATGGCTTTACCAATAAAAATGGTCTAAGTGAAAATAATAAACCGTTGAAGCCTGAACAGGCTAACCAAATTGAAGGCGGGGTTAAAATTGACCTGTTTGATGGTAAATTAAGCAGTACCTTAAGCTATTATGATATTAAGGTAAAAGACATCGTTCGTCAATCAACTATCAACCAGGCACTATCGGTACAGGACGGTACACAGTTAAGTAAGGGCTTTGAGGCCGAAGTAATAGCGAATCCTGTAACGGGCTTAAATATTATCGCCGGTTTTTCATACAACGATTCAAAACTGGAGAAAACTGCTGATCTGACAGTGGAAGGTTTGCGGCCAACAACTGCCGGATCTCCTTATACAGCCAACTTTTGGGCCAGCTACCGTATTTCAAAAGGTCTTGTAAAAGGTTTGGGCTTTGGCTTTGGTGGTAATTACGCCAGCGATAACAAAATTATAAACAGTAAAACGCTTGGTGTATTTTCATTGCCTGCATACACGGTATTAAATGCCTCTGTATTTTATGATACAAACCAATACAGGGTAGGGTTTAAAATGGATAACCTCACCAACGAAAAATACTGGATAGGTTATACCACTGTTAATCCGCAGAAGTTAAGAAGTTACGCTCTTACATTTGCCTATAAGTTTTAA
- a CDS encoding zinc-binding dehydrogenase: MKAIVLEAADKPLICKEVEKPTLAPGEVLVHIKAAALNRRDYWITVGKYAGIKYPTILGSDGAGVVAEVGSEADKHWIGKEVVINPSNNYGKSDDYQGADFKILGLPDDGTFAEYVKTRVEYLHAKPNHLTWEQAAAIPLAGLTAYRALFTKAKAKKGDRVLISGVGAGTGAFALQWAVAAGCQVFVTSGSGEKIERAKKMGAAAGVNYKAQDWAEQLKLMAHGFDIIIDSALGAGFAKFPDLCNPGGRIVIFGGTAGNIPPLDGRKVFWKQLQLLGTTMGTSDDFAAMIDFVNKHGIVPIVDEVYDFKNAQKAVDRMEKSSQFGKIVLQNLWC; encoded by the coding sequence ATGAAAGCCATCGTTTTAGAAGCCGCCGATAAACCACTGATATGTAAAGAAGTTGAAAAACCAACCCTTGCCCCCGGCGAGGTTTTGGTACACATCAAAGCAGCAGCCCTAAACCGCCGCGACTATTGGATAACGGTAGGCAAATACGCTGGCATCAAATATCCTACTATACTGGGATCAGACGGTGCCGGTGTAGTAGCCGAAGTAGGCAGCGAAGCGGATAAACACTGGATCGGTAAAGAAGTAGTGATCAACCCCAGCAACAATTATGGCAAAAGTGATGATTACCAGGGCGCCGATTTTAAAATATTAGGTCTGCCTGATGATGGCACCTTTGCCGAATATGTAAAAACCCGGGTAGAATATCTGCACGCCAAACCCAACCACCTTACCTGGGAGCAGGCAGCGGCTATTCCGCTGGCAGGTTTAACCGCTTACCGGGCACTGTTTACCAAGGCTAAGGCCAAAAAAGGCGATAGGGTTTTGATATCGGGTGTGGGCGCCGGTACAGGAGCTTTCGCCCTGCAATGGGCCGTTGCCGCAGGTTGCCAGGTGTTCGTAACCTCAGGCAGCGGCGAAAAAATTGAACGGGCAAAAAAAATGGGGGCAGCCGCAGGCGTAAATTATAAAGCGCAGGACTGGGCCGAGCAACTGAAACTGATGGCCCACGGTTTTGATATTATCATCGACAGTGCCCTGGGCGCGGGTTTTGCCAAATTCCCCGACCTTTGTAACCCCGGTGGCCGTATCGTGATATTCGGCGGAACAGCAGGTAATATCCCACCGCTGGATGGGCGCAAGGTATTCTGGAAACAACTACAGCTACTGGGTACCACCATGGGCACCTCTGATGATTTTGCTGCAATGATCGATTTTGTAAACAAGCACGGCATAGTGCCCATAGTTGATGAGGTGTATGATTTTAAAAATGCTCAAAAGGCCGTTGACAGGATGGAAAAATCCTCACAGTTTGGTAAAATTGTATTGCAAAATCTATGGTGCTAG